The Methanobrevibacter sp. sequence CGAGTGTGACTCCTGCTCCTCTTTCCCAGGTTCTCATTTTTCCCTCATTTTTGCTCAAAACTTCAACAAAATGAACATTGATCTTTTCTGGGAAAACTTCGTGGCATTCAATAGCTGGACCGTATTTGTCAATATCAATAGCATCCACATCATCGACAAACAGAATCGCATGAGGGTTCCCCACATTGACACAAGTTGCTTTGAATGTAGTGTCAATCACTTCAAGGTCACCATCTACAAACTCTTGCTCTTCTGCAATCATTGGAATTTCAGGAACTTTGAAAGTGGATTTACCCATATTAACCTTAAAGAGAACAGGTTCGCCATCTTCAACTGTGATTTCAATGGTTTTTATGCCTGATTTGGTTTCAACAGTCATTGTTTCCTTTTCCACAATCTTGTTTCTGTAGACAAAATCTCCAAAGCAGCGGATACCATTTCCACACATTTCCGCTTCAGATCCATCCGGGTTAAACATTCTGTATCCGATGTCAGCCACTTCAGATGGGACAACAAACAATACGCCGTCTCCACCTACACCAAAGTTTCTGTGGCATAATTGTCTGCATGCTTCCGCCTTATCTGCTTCAGGGATTTTTTCCCCTTTACTTTCATCAATTATAGGGAAATCATTACCGATACCATGCATTTTAGCAAATTTCAATCCTTTTAAATTTACCATATTTTCACCTAAATAAAAATGAAATAGTTAAATTATTTTAACTATTTTAAGTGTTCTGGAACAGATTGTTTTTCAAAGATATCATCAAAGGTTTGCGCTTCACGGATTACGAAAGATTCTCCGTTTTTAACAAGAATCTCTGCTGGAAGAGGTCTGGAATTGTAATTGGATGCCATGGTAAAACCGTATGCACCAGCATTCAATATTCCTAAAATGTCCCCTTCTTCAATGTCTGGAAGAGGTCTGTCTCTTGCAAAGAGGTCTCCGGATTCACATACGTTTCCTGCAACATCTACAGTTTGGGTTGGCTCTTCGTTCATTTTGTTAGCAACTACAATGTGATGATATGACTCATACATAGCAGGTCTGAGCAAAGTGTTGAATCCAGCATCTACACCGATGAATTTTCTGTAGCTTTCCTTTACGCTGTTTACTTCAACCAATATTACAGAAGCATCCCCTACAATGTATCTTCCAGGTTCAAGGTATAAGGTAGGTTCTCCCATATCAAACTCGTCAAGTTTTTCTTTGAACAATTTTACGTTTTCTTCAGCGAAATGCTCTAAATCCAATAATTCCTCATCTGGAGTGTATGGAATTCCTACTCCACCCCCGAAGTCAATGAATTCAAAGTCAATTCCAGC is a genomic window containing:
- the dapF gene encoding diaminopimelate epimerase, giving the protein MVNLKGLKFAKMHGIGNDFPIIDESKGEKIPEADKAEACRQLCHRNFGVGGDGVLFVVPSEVADIGYRMFNPDGSEAEMCGNGIRCFGDFVYRNKIVEKETMTVETKSGIKTIEITVEDGEPVLFKVNMGKSTFKVPEIPMIAEEQEFVDGDLEVIDTTFKATCVNVGNPHAILFVDDVDAIDIDKYGPAIECHEVFPEKINVHFVEVLSKNEGKMRTWERGAGVTLACGTGATSTALAGVKLGLFDNEVLLHLPGGDLEFEVYEEDGELGAFMKGPAALVFEAEIQ